In the genome of Porphyrobacter sp. ULC335, one region contains:
- a CDS encoding GMC family oxidoreductase N-terminal domain-containing protein — protein MIIEHDQVRGDLNEQADVAIIGSGFGGMTVAQDLAAAGYKVIVVERGGYYTAARGDLDQRSDNMLARIDGGRGLGATSSGEISLMYGNCVGGASVHYWADSWRLPKDRAELYEQLGVEGHEHDTLAPIFDRIERDLNVHLAGSEYYNRMNQLFDEGAKKLGWHVEGVPQARRGCAMSGHCYQGCSYDAKQSALVTSVPGAMNAGVRIFADAEVTAIRRDSKGAANGIEARILDRATGLPKGPVLRVNARAVVLAAGGFSSAAVWLRAGLPNSSGQVGRNLYVNPCPYLYALYDEPINLWENIPTATGTAQFRLARYDAAGNYIEGGYLLHPNQIQAEFLAVTLPGIGQDLGSLLEQLPNIGSAVSWIDDELPGYMAIDSYGRASYHYEVRGVDLLKTRDALKKQAALLFASGAREVIVPDIPGTRIKGPEQIGMLDTLDISGGTALWGGPHPAGTLRMGPDPARCVVKSNHEAHEVPNLFVADPSVLPLPPSVDPSLTIIAFSVVAARAIAERLG, from the coding sequence ATGATCATCGAACACGACCAGGTCCGCGGCGATCTGAATGAACAGGCCGACGTGGCAATCATCGGTTCGGGGTTCGGCGGCATGACGGTCGCACAGGATCTCGCGGCGGCGGGCTACAAGGTCATCGTCGTCGAGCGTGGTGGCTATTACACGGCGGCGCGCGGCGATCTGGATCAGCGCAGCGACAACATGCTGGCACGGATCGACGGCGGCAGAGGCCTTGGCGCGACGTCGAGCGGCGAGATTTCGCTGATGTACGGCAACTGCGTCGGTGGTGCGAGCGTCCACTACTGGGCTGACAGCTGGCGCCTGCCCAAGGACCGGGCTGAGCTTTACGAGCAGCTGGGTGTCGAAGGACACGAGCACGACACGCTGGCCCCGATTTTCGACCGGATCGAGCGCGACCTGAATGTCCATCTGGCCGGGTCCGAATACTACAACCGGATGAACCAGCTGTTCGATGAGGGCGCGAAGAAGCTGGGATGGCATGTCGAAGGCGTGCCGCAGGCGCGGCGCGGCTGCGCGATGAGCGGCCACTGCTATCAGGGCTGCTCTTACGACGCCAAGCAATCGGCGCTGGTGACCAGCGTGCCGGGCGCAATGAACGCCGGGGTCCGCATCTTTGCCGACGCCGAAGTCACCGCAATCCGCCGCGACAGCAAGGGCGCGGCCAACGGCATCGAAGCGCGGATCCTCGATCGGGCCACCGGGCTTCCCAAGGGGCCGGTGCTGCGCGTGAATGCGCGTGCGGTTGTGCTGGCTGCGGGGGGCTTCTCGTCAGCGGCAGTATGGTTGCGGGCAGGACTGCCCAACAGTAGCGGGCAGGTGGGCCGCAATCTCTACGTCAATCCATGCCCCTATCTTTACGCCTTGTACGACGAGCCGATCAACCTGTGGGAGAATATCCCGACAGCAACGGGAACGGCCCAGTTCCGCCTCGCGCGCTACGATGCGGCGGGCAATTATATTGAGGGCGGCTACCTTCTCCATCCCAATCAGATCCAGGCCGAATTCCTGGCTGTGACGCTCCCCGGCATCGGTCAGGACCTCGGCAGCCTGCTTGAGCAGTTGCCCAATATCGGCAGTGCGGTCTCATGGATTGATGATGAGCTGCCGGGATATATGGCGATCGATAGCTATGGCCGGGCTTCTTATCATTACGAAGTGCGCGGGGTTGACCTGCTCAAGACCCGCGATGCCTTGAAGAAGCAGGCCGCGCTTCTCTTCGCCTCCGGCGCGCGCGAGGTGATCGTGCCCGATATTCCCGGGACGCGGATCAAGGGGCCGGAACAGATCGGCATGCTGGATACGCTCGACATTTCCGGCGGAACTGCGCTGTGGGGCGGGCCACACCCGGCCGGGACCCTGCGCATGGGCCCCGATCCGGCCCGCTGCGTGGTCAAATCGAACCACGAAGCGCACGAGGTGCCCAACCTGTTCGTCGCCGATCCGAGCGTGCTGCCCCTCCCGCCCAGCGTCGATCCCTCGCTGACCATCATTGCCTTCTCGGTCGTTGCGGCCCGCGCAATTGCGGAACGCCTGGGCTGA
- a CDS encoding TonB-dependent receptor, with amino-acid sequence MAGIQYFRRLLIASAASAIPLGAASAQVQPDAPADVTVAENVEQEAGVEEIVVTAQFRSESLQDIPISISSVGGESLASSGVTDLTGISAQVPGLYLSSYSTISPQLYIRGVGSNDDGITAEGAVGVYLDGIYVGRASAALFDLYDIDRVEVLRGPQGTLYGRNTNGGAIRIETTKAGPETRAAVELGVGNFSQRTARGTISGPLSDTVFAKVSAAYKERDGWSRDETTQRRLNDEDSFSIRGQLRFEPSADFEATISADIARDRPGSTFKEVVAGTLFDLYRESPDRFTGSYDLVDAFIRRDIFGLSGQFSWDVGPATLTALTGYRKTDIAYTEDYDSTPFPVVHVDTVQEARQFTQEVRLVSHEGDRGFSWIVGGFFLDERGQSDDEFMLSFFEIPDELTDARTKTQSVAMFGELGYRFSDQLKLTAGLRYSNERKRIAITRTYELLDGSTFDFIPLTESSVSFDDLSPRAILEYSPADDVLLYASVTRGFKSGGFNNFPGDRVAAQTAFRPETITAYELGTKTTLFDRLVRLNGALFQYDYSDLQVFAPIDTGGQLPLVQITNAARARIRGGEVELRIAPTRALTFDINYAHLVSRYREFDFGGIDLAGNSLPRAPRNTLSLAAEWSPQLDNGLELSLRGEYVYSSNLFFTPFNDPDLSTGNVGLFNASLGVTSPDGRWRVSLFGRNLTDEVYLAHGIDALAENFDLKTAQLAAPRQYGIVLSWKY; translated from the coding sequence ATGGCAGGAATTCAATATTTTCGGCGGCTGTTGATCGCATCGGCGGCGAGCGCAATTCCACTGGGTGCCGCCTCGGCACAGGTGCAGCCCGATGCACCGGCTGACGTGACTGTCGCGGAAAATGTCGAGCAGGAAGCCGGGGTCGAAGAGATCGTGGTTACGGCCCAGTTCCGCTCGGAAAGCTTGCAGGACATACCAATCTCGATTTCGAGTGTCGGGGGCGAATCTCTCGCCAGTAGCGGTGTCACCGACCTCACCGGCATCTCGGCGCAGGTGCCGGGGCTCTATCTTTCAAGCTATTCGACGATCTCGCCGCAGCTCTATATCCGCGGGGTCGGATCGAACGATGACGGGATCACCGCAGAGGGCGCCGTTGGCGTCTATCTCGACGGAATATATGTCGGGCGCGCCTCGGCCGCCTTGTTCGACCTCTACGATATCGACCGGGTCGAGGTTCTGCGCGGCCCTCAGGGCACGCTTTACGGACGCAACACCAATGGCGGTGCGATCAGGATCGAGACCACCAAGGCGGGACCGGAGACGCGGGCTGCAGTGGAGCTGGGGGTCGGCAATTTCTCGCAGCGCACAGCCCGGGGCACGATCAGCGGCCCGTTGTCGGACACGGTCTTTGCCAAGGTTTCCGCTGCCTACAAGGAGCGGGATGGATGGTCGCGCGACGAGACGACCCAGCGCCGGCTGAACGACGAGGACAGCTTCAGCATCCGCGGCCAGTTGCGCTTCGAGCCTTCAGCGGATTTCGAGGCGACCATCAGTGCCGATATCGCGCGTGACCGGCCTGGCAGCACCTTCAAGGAAGTGGTCGCCGGGACCCTGTTCGACCTTTATCGCGAAAGCCCAGACCGCTTCACCGGCAGCTATGACCTGGTCGATGCCTTTATCCGCCGCGACATCTTTGGCCTGTCAGGCCAGTTCAGTTGGGACGTGGGCCCTGCAACCCTGACCGCGCTGACCGGTTATCGCAAAACCGACATTGCCTATACCGAGGACTACGACAGCACGCCGTTCCCCGTTGTCCATGTTGATACCGTTCAGGAAGCCAGGCAGTTCACGCAGGAGGTCCGACTGGTATCGCACGAAGGGGATCGCGGCTTTTCGTGGATTGTGGGGGGCTTCTTCCTCGATGAACGCGGCCAATCCGACGACGAATTCATGCTGTCGTTCTTTGAAATTCCCGACGAGCTGACGGACGCCCGCACAAAGACGCAGAGCGTCGCCATGTTCGGCGAGCTCGGCTACCGCTTCTCGGACCAGCTAAAACTCACTGCCGGGCTGCGCTATTCGAACGAGCGCAAGCGCATCGCCATCACCCGCACCTACGAACTGCTCGATGGCAGCACGTTCGACTTCATTCCGCTGACTGAAAGTTCCGTGAGCTTCGATGATCTCTCGCCGCGGGCGATCCTCGAATATTCGCCCGCAGACGACGTGCTACTCTATGCCAGCGTGACACGCGGCTTCAAGAGCGGCGGTTTCAACAACTTCCCCGGTGATCGGGTGGCCGCGCAAACTGCCTTCCGGCCGGAGACGATCACGGCCTATGAACTCGGAACCAAGACCACTCTGTTCGACCGGCTGGTCCGCTTGAACGGTGCCCTTTTCCAGTACGACTATTCCGATCTGCAGGTGTTCGCCCCGATCGATACAGGCGGACAACTGCCGCTGGTGCAGATCACCAATGCGGCGCGCGCGCGGATCAGGGGCGGGGAGGTGGAGCTGCGGATCGCGCCGACACGCGCCCTGACGTTCGATATCAACTATGCCCACCTCGTCTCTCGCTATCGTGAATTCGACTTTGGCGGGATCGATCTGGCGGGCAATTCCCTGCCGCGCGCGCCGCGAAATACCTTGTCATTGGCTGCAGAATGGTCGCCGCAATTGGACAACGGCTTGGAACTCAGTCTGCGCGGCGAATATGTCTACAGCAGCAATCTTTTCTTTACGCCGTTCAATGATCCGGACCTGTCGACAGGGAATGTCGGCCTGTTCAATGCGTCGCTTGGCGTCACGTCACCCGATGGTCGCTGGCGGGTGTCGCTGTTCGGGCGCAACCTCACTGACGAGGTGTACCTTGCCCATGGTATCGACGCTCTTGCCGAAAACTTCGATCTCAAGACCGCCCAGTTGGCCGCTCCGCGCCAGTATGGTATCGTCTTGAGCTGGAAATACTGA
- a CDS encoding TetR/AcrR family transcriptional regulator: MPGAEKSPSTRPGTAVREKGQRRVEEILDIATNLIIADGYGPVTMRGIADAADIRLSNLQYYFRTKEDLLAALLQRAIEAYQVALEAAGRRSRGSPQARLRQIIEYLLRDQETKASCQIFWEMWALAGRDPAIAKIMDHYYDYYIEEIASAIAQVSPGLGKRKAKRQAGLIVALIEGASLLRGYGKRRRSALAGFERAIEELCQQLAKDELTQ; this comes from the coding sequence TTGCCAGGAGCAGAGAAAAGCCCATCGACCCGGCCCGGCACAGCGGTACGTGAAAAGGGCCAGCGCCGGGTCGAGGAGATCCTCGACATAGCGACGAACCTGATCATCGCAGACGGTTATGGCCCCGTCACCATGCGCGGTATCGCCGATGCTGCCGACATCCGGCTGAGCAATCTGCAATATTATTTCCGGACCAAGGAAGACCTTCTGGCTGCGCTGCTGCAGCGGGCCATCGAAGCTTATCAGGTTGCGTTGGAAGCCGCGGGTCGGCGCAGCCGGGGGAGCCCGCAGGCTAGGCTGCGGCAGATCATCGAATATCTTCTGCGTGATCAAGAAACCAAGGCGAGCTGCCAGATCTTCTGGGAGATGTGGGCTCTTGCAGGGCGGGACCCGGCGATCGCCAAGATCATGGATCATTACTATGATTATTATATCGAGGAGATCGCATCGGCCATCGCGCAGGTCTCTCCCGGCCTCGGCAAACGCAAGGCAAAGCGTCAGGCCGGCCTGATCGTTGCGCTGATCGAGGGCGCATCGCTGTTGAGAGGTTACGGCAAGCGACGGCGGTCCGCACTCGCCGGGTTTGAACGTGCGATCGAAGAGTTGTGCCAGCAGCTGGCCAAGGACGAGCTTACGCAATGA
- a CDS encoding ABC transporter ATP-binding protein has translation MLEIRNLRKTYRGNLLALNGLDLVLGPGMFGLLGPNGAGKSTLMRTLAGLQLPDAGSISFAGIDVLADPFALRRRLGYLPQSFGAYPYIGCRALLRHMAVLKGLPDDVTTARQIDSLIELTNLAAHASRPVTKFSGGMRQRFGIAQALLGDPDLLILDEPTAGLDPEERLRLYNLLSQLSADRIVLLSTHIVDDVEQLCSEVAIIQAGRIVARGSTDALVGDMAGTIWEGQSLAAPASDAVLLNSAFRRGAPIHRYRSMTNPGAGFAAVQPTLEDRYFDELRRAQAATC, from the coding sequence ATGCTTGAAATTCGCAATCTGAGAAAGACGTACCGCGGCAATCTGCTTGCCCTGAACGGGCTCGATCTTGTGCTCGGACCCGGCATGTTCGGCCTGCTTGGCCCCAATGGTGCGGGCAAGAGCACTCTCATGCGGACGCTCGCAGGTCTGCAGTTGCCGGACGCGGGAAGCATCAGCTTTGCTGGCATCGACGTCCTTGCCGACCCCTTCGCCTTGCGACGGCGGCTTGGTTACCTGCCCCAATCCTTTGGCGCTTATCCCTATATTGGTTGCAGAGCACTGTTGCGCCACATGGCAGTACTCAAGGGACTGCCGGATGATGTCACAACCGCGCGTCAGATCGACAGCCTTATCGAACTGACCAACTTGGCGGCACATGCGTCGCGGCCCGTCACCAAGTTCTCCGGCGGGATGCGCCAGCGCTTCGGCATCGCGCAAGCGTTACTGGGCGATCCCGACCTGCTCATCCTTGATGAACCCACCGCCGGGCTCGATCCGGAGGAACGGCTGCGCCTCTACAATCTGCTCAGCCAGTTGAGCGCTGATCGGATCGTGCTGCTTTCCACCCATATCGTCGACGATGTCGAGCAACTCTGCAGCGAAGTCGCCATTATCCAAGCCGGCCGGATCGTCGCTCGCGGATCCACCGACGCGCTGGTCGGGGACATGGCCGGAACCATCTGGGAAGGACAATCCCTCGCGGCTCCCGCGTCTGACGCCGTGCTGCTGAACTCCGCTTTCCGTCGCGGCGCGCCGATCCACCGCTATCGCAGCATGACCAATCCAGGCGCCGGATTTGCCGCCGTGCAACCCACCCTTGAAGATCGTTATTTCGATGAACTGCGCCGGGCGCAGGCAGCAACATGCTGA